The following DNA comes from Chryseobacterium gallinarum.
CCGGATATATTAAGGTGGAAACAGAAGAAAATATTCAGTATTTTGTTAACCTCCGGTGTGCCAGACTTTATAAAGATGCTATTCACATTTTTGTAGGAGGAGGAATTACTGCTCAAAGCAATCCTGAAAAAGAATGGATTGAAACTGAGCTCAAATCTGAAGCCATATTAAAAAACCTTGTAATTTCATAGCCTTGGCACTTTATAGCATAAAAAAACCTTTTCCAGATGATGAAAAAGGCTATATTGACTAGTTGAATTGCTTAGTTATTTCTTCACTCCTATCCTGCTCCATGCATCCATTACAAAAAGAAGGATAAGGCCAATAATTCCTGCTGCTGCTGAGAATACAAATTTCAGGTTATCTTCATCGGCTAAGATATCAGTCTGCCAGTTGATAGCATAAAGGTTGATGGCGACGAATACAATAAATATTACTAAAAATACTTTATAAAACTTCTTCATGACTCTTAAAAATTAATATAATTCTGCACCAATTGGGCAAAGTTTGCGGTAAATAATTTAATTGAAATCGCTAGTAGGATGATTCCGAAAACTTTCTGAAGGATCATTAAAGTAGCATCCCCTATTTTTCTTTCCAGCCATTTCGCTGATTTCAGCACCAAATATACGAAAATTGTATTAAGAATAATTCCGCAAATAATATTAATATCATGAAATTCAGCTCTAAGAGACAGGGCTGTTGTTAAAGTTCCGGCGCCTGCTACCAGAGGAAACGCGATGGGAACAATAGATGCGGCCTTTGCTTCCGTGGTTTTATTGATTTCAATTCCTAAAATCATTTCCAACGCTATGACAAAAATCACAAAAGCTCCGGCAATGGCAAATGAATTAACATCTACGCCGATCAGCTTTAAGATTTTATTTCCTACAAATAAAAATACAATCATGATTGCTCCCGCAGTAATGGCAGCCTTACCGGCCTCAATCTGCCCGAACTTCTGCTGAAGGCTTACGATAACAGGAACCGAGCCGATAATATCGATAACGGCAAAAAGAACCATAAAACTGGTAACAATCTCTTTAAAAGAGAAACCATCAAAAATTTCCATCTCTTTGTAATTAAAAATTTCGCAAAAATATGAAAATAAACTGATTATTTGCTAATTTGTGAATATAAATTAACAATTGCTTTCAAAAGTTCCTCAATTCCTTCACCGGATTTCACAGGAGCATATTTTTCTATCTGGATTTTCTGCTGAAGTTTTGCATAGTCTTCTGCAACCGAAGCACCTTTATAGCTTTCCAGAAAAGCCTTAAACTCGGCAGGAGTAGCTTTGGAATACTCTTTTCTTACTTCGTGGTCAAGTTCTTCCAGCGTTACAAAAAACTTTTCAAACTCCCCGTTATCTTTAAGATTTTCAAGATAGCTGAAATAATCATTCATATCCGTTTTCAGCAATTCCCTGATTTCTTTTTCTGTTTCGGCCACAGAACCCAAAGATTTTGAAGGTACGGTTTCTCTAACTAATGTTCGTTTTTTTTGCCAAGTCTTAAATAACAGATAAACAGCAAATAAGCCTAAAAGAATCCCTATATTAATTAAAAGAATACTCCAGTGGAATTTACTTTTTTCTTTCACTTTAAATGAAGTGGTGGTTAAAACAGGAGTATTAACCGTTTCAAGAAGGTTATTGGTATATTCATTTACTTTTTCCACTGTAGAGCGGGCCTCCATCACCTGTTCGTGGGAAAGGGCATCCAGAGCCAGTGTTTTCTGACCCAGATCTACATATTCTTTGTTTTCAGGGTCAAAAAAAGCAAATTTTTCGGTCCTGATAGAAATAGTTCCGATCTTTTTAGGAATCACCACATAGCTGGCCAGAATCTCGCCTTTCATTCCTGTAGTTCCCGGTGAAACCCTGGAAGTGATTTTTGGGGTAAAAATCTCATAGTCCGGAGACGGCTCAATCTTCGGAAGCTCCATATCCGGAAGGTTTCCTTCTCCCGAAACTTTTATAACAATGTTCAAAGGTTTTTTAGCTTCTGCTTTTTCTTTGGAAGCATTATAAACATTTACTTTGAAGTTTCCTACAGCGTTTTTAAAATAATCGGGAGCTCCTTCCGGCAGCTTTTTAACATTCAGTTTTACTTTATTGGAAACAATTTTGTTCTTACTGGAATAAGTGCTTACCGATGCAGATACGGAAGGTACTTCTACATATCCTGCTTCATTGGGAAATACCATAAACATCGCCAAAACCTGGGAAGCCATATTTCCATAACCGGATGGGTCTATTTCAGATTTATTAAAATTGATAGGATGTACATTGATATTATCCTGCTGCGGAAGACGGATGTTCTTTACCTTTCTAAGGTTATCAATACTTCTGGAATAAACTTTTAAAACAGCTACGGTAGGCTGGTCCTGATAAACTTCCCTGTCTTCTATTTCCATATTCAGGTAAACTTCGTTGGAAGTATTGCCTGCCAGTGACCTTTTATCAGCAATATCCTTAATGGAAACATCGAAAGGTTCTGTCTTATAAATTTTATTATTAACCGTAACCAGTACTGACCCTATTTTTATTTTACCTTTTTTCTTCGGTTCAAGGGCTATTCTGGATATTTTCTGGATAATCTGGGTATTGGTAGCGGGATCTATAAAGGTATTGGTAAAAGATCCGCTTCCGATAATATTAAATTTTGAAAGGTCCGGTAACTGGAATTTTGTCTGCTGTTCAAGATCAGTTCCGTTAAGCTCTAAAACAATCGTAAGGTTGACAATATCTTTACCTCCGTATTCGTTTTTATCAGCTTCCATACTAAGATTTACCTGTCCGTAAGCAATTACGGACGCCAGAGTAAGCAATATGTAAATCAGTTTATTCTTCATCACCAATCTTTCTCGTTGCTCTGAGGCATCGAATAAGAATTTTTATTTAAAATCCTTCTGGCGGTTTCTTTTTCTTTTTCGTTGATTTTATCTAAGATTGCATTTTCAAGGTTCTTCGGCATTTTTCCCTCATTCTGATTTTGCTGAGGATTATTTCCCTGGTCACTTTTTCCTTCGTTCTGCTGACCGTTTCCCTGATCCTTCTGATCTTTCTGGTCACCTTTCTGATCATCACCTTTATTCTGGTCACTACCGCCGCCGCCTTTTCCTGAGTTATTTTGTTGTTTTTTTTGCTGCTGCTCTTTTTCTTTCAGCTTGGCAATTTCATAATTTTTTCTGGTTGCCTCACTGTATGGGTCTTGTTTCAGCGCCTTTTTATAATAGTCTGCGGCTTTTTCGGGCTGATTCATCTGCATATAGGTATTCCCCAGATTGTGAAGAGCTGCTGCCTTATCCGGAAGAGTTTGTGAAAGCTGTTGAGCCTTTTCAAACTCAGCTTTGGCCTCTTCATATTTTTTACTTTTATACAAAGCATTCCCCAGATTGTAATGGGCTGTAAAATCTTTGTCATTAGACTTTACCGCTTCCATATATTTTGAGGATGCTCCATCATAATCTTTACCGTCAAATTTTTGATTGCCTTCATGAACCAGCGTTCTATAATTTTCCTGCCCGAACAAGAAGTTTGAGAAAGAAAAGACAACAATAAACGACAAAAATATGATTTTAGTATTCATTACTTGCAAAATTATTCCTTTATATGTTAATAAACAGAGCTTTATTTGTTAAAATTGGGTTAAAGTACCGCCTTATAATACCGATTAACAATAAAGAAAACTACACATTAAAATCTTTTTTAGGATTAAAAATATAAATTAAAAAGAAAAATAAAATAGAAACAGCTAAAAAATATTGGTAATAGTGATTGGCATTCTGTGATTTTACCAGGGTTTCAGCACCGGAAGACTTTCTGTTAACAGCATCAATAATTTTATCCGGAGCTTCATTGATATTATTTCCGTCAATATAGCTTCCTCCCGTAGATTCTGCCATCTTTTTCAAAGCTTCCGTCTGCCTTTTAGAGATCACTGTCCCACCATTAACATCGGTTTTATACCCCATCAGCTGTCCAAAAACATACTCCGGAACCGGTGCTCCTTCATCAGAACCCACTCCTACGGAGGTAATACTGATTCCTTCTTTGTTGGCGAGCCTTATGGCAGCATTATCATTCCCTTCATTATCTTCCCCGTCACTTAATAAAATGACTTTTCTTGATCCTTTACTTACATTTTTAAATTTCTCTACAGCAGCCTGCATACCTTTTAGAAAATCCGTACCCTGGATCTGCATAGAGTTGGTTTCA
Coding sequences within:
- a CDS encoding BatD family protein → MKNKLIYILLTLASVIAYGQVNLSMEADKNEYGGKDIVNLTIVLELNGTDLEQQTKFQLPDLSKFNIIGSGSFTNTFIDPATNTQIIQKISRIALEPKKKGKIKIGSVLVTVNNKIYKTEPFDVSIKDIADKRSLAGNTSNEVYLNMEIEDREVYQDQPTVAVLKVYSRSIDNLRKVKNIRLPQQDNINVHPINFNKSEIDPSGYGNMASQVLAMFMVFPNEAGYVEVPSVSASVSTYSSKNKIVSNKVKLNVKKLPEGAPDYFKNAVGNFKVNVYNASKEKAEAKKPLNIVIKVSGEGNLPDMELPKIEPSPDYEIFTPKITSRVSPGTTGMKGEILASYVVIPKKIGTISIRTEKFAFFDPENKEYVDLGQKTLALDALSHEQVMEARSTVEKVNEYTNNLLETVNTPVLTTTSFKVKEKSKFHWSILLINIGILLGLFAVYLLFKTWQKKRTLVRETVPSKSLGSVAETEKEIRELLKTDMNDYFSYLENLKDNGEFEKFFVTLEELDHEVRKEYSKATPAEFKAFLESYKGASVAEDYAKLQQKIQIEKYAPVKSGEGIEELLKAIVNLYSQISK
- a CDS encoding tetratricopeptide repeat protein; this translates as MNTKIIFLSFIVVFSFSNFLFGQENYRTLVHEGNQKFDGKDYDGASSKYMEAVKSNDKDFTAHYNLGNALYKSKKYEEAKAEFEKAQQLSQTLPDKAAALHNLGNTYMQMNQPEKAADYYKKALKQDPYSEATRKNYEIAKLKEKEQQQKKQQNNSGKGGGGSDQNKGDDQKGDQKDQKDQGNGQQNEGKSDQGNNPQQNQNEGKMPKNLENAILDKINEKEKETARRILNKNSYSMPQSNEKDW
- a CDS encoding MarC family protein, which produces MEIFDGFSFKEIVTSFMVLFAVIDIIGSVPVIVSLQQKFGQIEAGKAAITAGAIMIVFLFVGNKILKLIGVDVNSFAIAGAFVIFVIALEMILGIEINKTTEAKAASIVPIAFPLVAGAGTLTTALSLRAEFHDINIICGIILNTIFVYLVLKSAKWLERKIGDATLMILQKVFGIILLAISIKLFTANFAQLVQNYINF
- a CDS encoding vWA domain-containing protein; its protein translation is MSWSLGNYWYLFLLLLLPLLAFFLIRFIKWRHKRKEIFADSQFHDNLFEKKSGFTKFFPALYLLGTLFLIFSIIDLLNGSEEVKSTQKLNNVIFMLDVSNSMNAEDIDPSRLAEAKNLMISTMQKMKNDKIGIVIFAGQATSIMPLTTDYNSAETYISGIETNSMQIQGTDFLKGMQAAVEKFKNVSKGSRKVILLSDGEDNEGNDNAAIRLANKEGISITSVGVGSDEGAPVPEYVFGQLMGYKTDVNGGTVISKRQTEALKKMAESTGGSYIDGNNINEAPDKIIDAVNRKSSGAETLVKSQNANHYYQYFLAVSILFFFLIYIFNPKKDFNV